Proteins from a genomic interval of Paenibacillus thermoaerophilus:
- the addB gene encoding helicase-exonuclease AddAB subunit AddB: protein MSLRLVIGRAGSGKTELCLRELEERLAAEPEGHPLLLLVPEQGTFQAEHALVSSERLGGMVRAQALSFRRLAWRVMQETGGSARVPVDDTGKQMLIYQLLEEMREQLSALRRSSGQTGYLAKLAELFTEFRRYGVPAETLERRAEAAGLASGATGELLQVYAAYERRMFGVFSDGEDDLNRLALQAHASAYIKDSEIWIDGFNGFTPQELAVVGQLMRHARRVTLTVCADRDLAPGETPDELELFHPTLRTLAKVKAMARELGVETEETVMLEAPGKRRFRESPMLAELERRYEHRHRGGWTPVLPGRGGVTLLNAPNRAAEVEAVARRILELVRDEGYRYRDIAIMVRNFAGYADLLRLRLESFGIPFFLDHKREVSDHPLAEFVRSALDVAVKGWSYDHVFRCVKTDFLLPVPPDGEADSPEVWRVRLGFFKLENFVLETGISGWRWTDGKPWRLFRARTEDGSAGSGESDELTAEERELNDCRRMIAAPLAKLERGLAAARTAREMAECLYRLLDETEAAKKLEAWANACIREGRPQSAREHEGVWNGLLDLLDQLVELLGDEPIAPDRFAGLVASGLDGMKLGLVPPSIDQVLVGSLERTRSAGIRACFILGANDGVLPAKPREDSLLGERERELLAREGVELAEDSRRRLLDEPFLIYSALTLPSERLYVSWPSADEEGKGLLPSETVRHLKRILPNVKEVFVPAGDEPLLTDEARLEWFANPDETLARLFAELGKWRDGSALPGVWKEAYNWFVSRPQWRERLDRLLDGLFYVNEESNLDENLTREMYGTVIRASVSRLERFAACPFAHFASYGLGLRERRLYKLEAPDVGVLFHGALSEMLRKLTEDGLSWADLSPEECAALAEEAVDRLVPGLQHEILLSSSRHRYLTGRLRRVVGEAASTLAKQGRRGSFAPAGAEIPFGPGSPLPPLTFRLDNGCVIELAGRIDRIDTATDGKGGLWLRVLDYKSGRTELNLAEVYYGLSLQMLAYLEAAVSQAEKWLGRPAEPAGVLYFHVHNPWVRDGAGLAPEELEAERFKRFKMRGLLLADPDLVRMMDGNLQSGHSDMLPVALKSDGGFYSSSSVADAPRWKALRHHARRVIRGLGRRMTDGDVSIRPYRMGRETACAYCEYKAVCRFDPLTDADAYRELRPLAKDEIWSAIESAAGLTETADREEDEPNERN, encoded by the coding sequence GTGTCGCTACGATTGGTGATAGGCCGCGCGGGCAGCGGCAAGACGGAGCTGTGTCTGCGGGAGCTGGAGGAGCGGCTGGCGGCCGAACCGGAAGGCCATCCGCTGCTGTTGCTCGTACCCGAGCAAGGCACGTTCCAGGCGGAGCATGCGCTCGTCTCGTCCGAGCGGCTGGGAGGCATGGTGAGGGCGCAGGCGCTCAGCTTCCGGCGGCTGGCCTGGCGCGTGATGCAGGAGACGGGCGGTTCGGCGCGCGTGCCGGTGGACGATACGGGCAAGCAGATGCTGATCTATCAATTGCTGGAGGAAATGCGGGAGCAGCTAAGCGCGCTGAGGCGCAGCTCGGGGCAGACCGGCTATCTGGCGAAGTTGGCGGAGCTGTTTACGGAGTTCCGCAGATACGGAGTGCCGGCGGAAACCCTTGAACGCCGCGCGGAGGCGGCCGGGCTCGCCAGCGGCGCGACGGGCGAGCTGCTTCAGGTATACGCCGCGTACGAACGCCGGATGTTCGGCGTCTTCTCGGACGGCGAGGACGACCTGAACCGGCTGGCGCTGCAAGCCCACGCATCGGCATACATAAAGGATTCGGAAATATGGATCGACGGGTTTAACGGCTTTACGCCGCAGGAGCTGGCGGTTGTAGGCCAACTGATGCGGCATGCCCGCCGGGTGACGCTGACGGTGTGCGCCGACCGCGATCTGGCGCCGGGAGAGACGCCCGACGAACTGGAGCTGTTTCACCCGACGCTCCGCACGCTGGCCAAGGTCAAGGCGATGGCGCGCGAGCTGGGCGTGGAGACGGAAGAGACGGTGATGCTGGAAGCTCCGGGAAAACGGCGGTTCCGCGAGAGTCCGATGCTGGCGGAGCTTGAACGCCGCTACGAGCATCGTCACCGGGGCGGCTGGACCCCGGTGCTGCCGGGCCGAGGCGGCGTCACGCTGCTGAATGCGCCGAACCGGGCGGCGGAAGTCGAAGCCGTGGCGCGCCGCATCCTTGAGCTTGTGCGCGACGAAGGGTACCGGTACCGCGATATCGCAATCATGGTGCGCAACTTCGCAGGTTATGCCGATTTGCTGCGGCTGCGGCTGGAGAGCTTCGGCATTCCGTTTTTTCTCGACCACAAGCGGGAGGTGTCGGACCATCCGCTCGCCGAATTCGTGCGGTCGGCGCTGGATGTGGCCGTGAAGGGCTGGTCTTACGACCATGTGTTCCGCTGCGTGAAAACCGATTTTCTGCTGCCTGTGCCCCCGGACGGCGAGGCGGATTCGCCGGAAGTCTGGCGCGTGCGGCTCGGTTTTTTCAAGCTGGAGAACTTCGTGCTGGAGACGGGCATCTCGGGCTGGCGCTGGACGGACGGCAAGCCGTGGCGGCTGTTCCGGGCTCGGACGGAGGACGGGAGCGCGGGAAGCGGGGAGAGCGATGAACTGACCGCCGAGGAGCGGGAATTAAACGACTGCCGACGGATGATTGCCGCGCCGCTGGCGAAGCTCGAACGGGGGCTGGCCGCAGCCCGGACGGCGCGGGAGATGGCGGAATGCCTGTACCGGCTGCTGGACGAGACGGAAGCGGCGAAGAAGCTGGAAGCGTGGGCGAACGCGTGTATCCGCGAAGGCCGCCCCCAATCGGCGCGGGAGCACGAAGGCGTATGGAACGGCCTGCTCGATCTGCTGGATCAACTGGTGGAGCTGCTGGGCGACGAGCCGATCGCGCCGGACCGGTTCGCCGGACTTGTCGCTTCGGGTCTGGACGGCATGAAGCTCGGCCTCGTGCCCCCCTCGATCGATCAAGTGCTGGTGGGCAGCCTCGAGCGGACCCGTTCCGCGGGCATCCGCGCCTGCTTTATCCTCGGGGCCAACGACGGGGTGCTGCCGGCGAAGCCGCGCGAGGACAGCCTGCTCGGCGAACGGGAACGGGAGCTGCTGGCGCGGGAAGGCGTCGAATTGGCCGAGGACAGCCGGCGGCGGCTGCTGGACGAGCCGTTTCTCATCTATTCGGCGCTGACGCTTCCGTCCGAAAGGCTGTACGTCTCGTGGCCGTCCGCGGACGAGGAGGGCAAGGGGCTGCTGCCCTCGGAGACCGTGCGCCATCTGAAGCGGATTCTTCCGAACGTGAAGGAGGTTTTCGTGCCTGCGGGCGACGAGCCGCTGTTGACGGACGAGGCGAGATTGGAGTGGTTCGCGAATCCGGACGAGACGCTGGCCAGGCTGTTCGCCGAACTGGGCAAGTGGCGGGACGGCAGCGCGCTGCCCGGCGTCTGGAAGGAGGCGTACAACTGGTTCGTCTCCCGTCCGCAATGGCGGGAGCGGCTGGACCGCCTGCTCGACGGTTTGTTCTATGTCAATGAGGAGAGCAATCTTGACGAAAACCTGACGCGGGAGATGTACGGCACGGTTATTCGCGCAAGCGTATCGCGGCTGGAGAGGTTCGCTGCGTGCCCGTTCGCCCATTTCGCCTCCTACGGCCTCGGCCTGCGCGAGCGCCGCTTGTACAAGCTGGAAGCGCCGGACGTCGGGGTGCTGTTCCACGGGGCGCTCAGCGAGATGCTGCGCAAGCTGACGGAAGACGGGCTGTCGTGGGCCGATCTGTCCCCGGAGGAGTGCGCGGCGCTGGCGGAAGAGGCCGTCGACCGACTCGTGCCGGGGCTGCAGCACGAGATTTTGCTCAGCTCCTCGCGTCACCGTTACTTGACCGGGCGGCTGCGGAGGGTCGTCGGAGAAGCCGCGAGCACGCTTGCGAAGCAAGGAAGGCGCGGCTCGTTCGCTCCGGCCGGCGCGGAAATTCCGTTCGGCCCCGGTTCGCCGCTGCCGCCGCTCACGTTCCGTCTGGACAACGGGTGCGTCATCGAGCTGGCCGGGCGCATCGACCGCATCGACACGGCGACCGACGGGAAGGGCGGGCTGTGGCTGCGCGTGCTCGACTACAAGTCCGGCCGGACGGAGCTGAATCTGGCGGAGGTGTATTACGGGCTGTCGCTGCAGATGCTGGCTTATCTGGAGGCCGCGGTGTCGCAGGCGGAGAAGTGGCTGGGCCGTCCGGCCGAGCCCGCCGGGGTGCTGTATTTCCACGTGCACAATCCGTGGGTGCGGGACGGCGCGGGCCTCGCGCCGGAGGAGCTGGAAGCCGAGCGTTTCAAGCGGTTCAAGATGCGCGGGCTGCTGCTCGCCGACCCCGATCTGGTGCGCATGATGGACGGAAATCTGCAGAGCGGCCATTCCGACATGCTGCCCGTTGCGCTCAAAAGCGACGGAGGCTTCTATTCCAGCTCGTCCGTCGCGGACGCCCCCCGCTGGAAAGCCTTGCGCCACCATGCCCGCCGCGTGATCCGGGGGCTGGGCCGGCGGATGACGGACGGCGACGTGTCGATCCGGCCGTACCGGATGGGACGGGAGACGGCCTGCGCGTATTGCGAATACAAGGCCGTATGCCGGTTCGACCCGCTGACGGACGCGGACGCGTACCGGGAACTTCGGCCACTGGCGAAGGACGAAATATGGAGCGCGATCGAGAGCGCGGCCGGCCTGACGGAGACGGCGGATAGAGAGGAGGACGAGCCGAATGAACGGAATTAA
- the addA gene encoding helicase-exonuclease AddAB subunit AddA, which produces MNGIKPKPPGSAWTDAQWDAIAVRGRNTLVAAAAGSGKTAVLVERIISMISDDEHPIDVDRLLVATFTNAAAAEMRHRIREALEKALAERPESRHLRRQLALVNRAMITTLHSFCLEVLSRHVQTLGLDPQFRIANETEAELLRQEVLDGLLEQAFERGLPESAGAGIAGDAELFRQLADRFAGDRHDGALGGLILQLFDYSQSNPWPSAWLDEMAAAFAATGEKPAEEVISVWTEPLLHTVRLQLEGVSAALNQALEIALSPGGPAPYADTLRDDLELVGRLEAAAAAGWGACSEAFRSASFGKLKACRKDQADAAAMEAAKELREYAKKTVAELAGELFARTPEQYAKELADMAPLMAALAGAVKAFAEAYREAKAAKGLVDFGDLEHYCLQVLRDPSSTPDRVVPSEAALAFRELFDEVLLDEYQDTNKVQEAIVELISRDGPGNRFMVGDVKQSIYRFRLAEPGLFLRKYETYKPLREGADAGESVRIDLARNFRSRREIVDAVNFLFRQIMHRTAAEIDYDEAAELVCGADYPPSRDDLSAELLLIDRQPGESGGEEEDETGAAEAAFAETAALEARAVARRIAELVRGPSPMQVYDRKAGGLRPARYRDVVILLRSPGAWAQMFIEELRALGIPGYAELADGYFDAVEVDTMMSLLRVIDNPLQDIPFAGVLRSPLVGLSAAELARIRLQDRRLSFYEAAVACAASPEGGADGREPWRAKLSAFLFRLEEWRRAAREGSLSELIWRLYRETGYYDYCGALQGGAQRQANLRALYDRARQFESTSMRGLFRFLRFVERMRDSGTDLGAARALGEQDDVVRIMSIHKSKGLEFPIVFVAGIARPFNRRDEQADFLLHKRLGFGPLYIDPERRTRSPSLAHLAISRAIRLETMAEEQRVLYVALTRPKEKLYLVGTVRGLERQVAAWGRMLGTEGWRLPAYEILNGRCYLDWIGRALIRHRDARALREWAGLPERAPFALHGDGSRWHVALAGQEQFDREAAAARELVPDDGLRAALKTRTPVPAPQTVWTAEIDRRLSWSYPYASATGIRTKTSVTEMKRLAFGRIGERDGETGAGPAHLAGGGAPAFHLRRPSFLEAKSLTPTERGTVYHAVFQQLPLNGDVAEELVEETVSRMVRLQMLTPEQAQAVDPAAVAGFFRTDVGRRLLKSPKVYRELPFSYGLRAAEIAPDRPDAGDEIVLVQGVVDCLFAEGDGWVLVDFKTDAVRGEPGPALSRLTERYRLQMDLYARALSHILRKPVTERVLYFIDGSHTVALNGRGG; this is translated from the coding sequence ATGAACGGAATTAAACCGAAACCGCCGGGCAGCGCCTGGACGGACGCCCAGTGGGATGCGATCGCCGTGCGCGGCCGCAATACGCTTGTCGCGGCCGCCGCCGGCTCGGGCAAGACGGCGGTGCTGGTCGAGCGCATCATCTCGATGATCTCGGACGACGAGCATCCGATCGACGTGGACCGGCTGCTTGTGGCGACGTTTACGAACGCCGCCGCGGCCGAGATGCGCCACCGGATTCGGGAGGCGCTCGAGAAGGCGCTTGCGGAGCGTCCGGAATCCCGTCATCTCCGGCGCCAGCTTGCGCTCGTGAACCGGGCGATGATCACGACGCTGCACTCGTTCTGCCTGGAGGTGCTCTCGCGGCACGTGCAGACGCTGGGTCTCGATCCGCAATTCCGCATCGCCAACGAGACGGAAGCGGAGCTGCTGCGGCAGGAGGTGCTCGACGGCCTGTTGGAGCAGGCATTCGAACGCGGCTTGCCGGAGTCGGCCGGAGCCGGGATCGCGGGCGACGCGGAGCTGTTCCGCCAGTTGGCCGACCGGTTTGCGGGCGATCGCCACGACGGAGCGCTCGGCGGTCTGATTCTGCAACTGTTCGATTATTCCCAGTCGAATCCGTGGCCGTCGGCGTGGCTCGACGAGATGGCAGCCGCGTTCGCCGCAACCGGCGAGAAGCCGGCGGAGGAGGTGATCTCCGTCTGGACGGAGCCGCTGCTGCATACGGTCCGGCTGCAACTGGAAGGGGTGTCGGCCGCGCTGAACCAGGCGCTTGAGATCGCCTTGTCCCCGGGCGGACCGGCTCCTTACGCCGACACGCTGCGGGACGACCTGGAGCTTGTCGGACGGCTGGAAGCGGCTGCCGCCGCGGGCTGGGGAGCGTGCTCCGAAGCGTTCCGCTCGGCTTCATTCGGCAAGCTGAAGGCGTGCCGCAAGGATCAGGCGGACGCCGCGGCGATGGAAGCCGCCAAGGAGCTGCGCGAGTACGCCAAAAAAACGGTGGCGGAGCTGGCCGGAGAGCTGTTCGCCCGCACGCCCGAGCAGTACGCGAAGGAACTGGCGGACATGGCGCCGCTGATGGCCGCGCTGGCGGGCGCGGTCAAAGCGTTCGCGGAGGCGTACCGGGAGGCGAAGGCGGCGAAGGGGCTCGTCGACTTCGGCGATCTGGAGCATTATTGCCTGCAGGTGCTGCGCGACCCCAGCTCGACGCCGGACCGGGTGGTGCCTTCGGAGGCGGCGCTTGCATTCCGGGAGTTGTTCGACGAAGTGCTGCTGGACGAGTACCAGGATACGAACAAGGTGCAGGAAGCGATCGTCGAGCTGATCTCCCGCGACGGTCCCGGCAACCGGTTTATGGTGGGCGACGTGAAGCAGAGCATCTACCGCTTCCGGCTCGCGGAGCCGGGACTGTTCCTGCGCAAATACGAGACGTACAAACCCTTGAGAGAAGGCGCGGACGCCGGGGAAAGCGTGCGCATCGATCTCGCCCGCAACTTTCGGAGCCGTCGGGAGATCGTGGACGCGGTCAACTTCCTGTTCCGCCAGATCATGCACCGGACGGCGGCGGAGATCGACTACGACGAGGCCGCCGAGCTCGTCTGCGGGGCGGATTATCCGCCTTCCCGCGACGATCTGTCGGCGGAGCTGCTGCTGATCGACCGGCAGCCGGGCGAATCCGGCGGCGAGGAGGAGGACGAAACGGGCGCGGCCGAAGCGGCCTTCGCGGAGACGGCGGCGCTGGAGGCGCGGGCGGTCGCGAGGCGGATCGCGGAGCTGGTGCGGGGACCGTCGCCGATGCAGGTCTACGACCGCAAAGCCGGCGGCCTGAGGCCCGCCCGGTACCGCGACGTGGTGATCCTGCTCCGGTCCCCCGGAGCGTGGGCGCAGATGTTTATCGAGGAGCTGCGAGCGCTCGGCATCCCCGGATACGCGGAGCTCGCCGACGGCTATTTCGACGCGGTCGAGGTCGATACGATGATGTCGCTGCTGCGCGTCATCGACAACCCGCTGCAGGATATCCCGTTTGCCGGCGTGCTGCGCTCCCCGCTGGTCGGACTGTCCGCGGCCGAGCTCGCCCGCATCCGTCTGCAGGACCGCCGCCTGTCCTTCTACGAAGCGGCGGTCGCCTGCGCCGCATCGCCGGAGGGCGGGGCGGACGGCAGGGAGCCGTGGAGGGCCAAGCTGTCGGCGTTTTTGTTCCGGCTGGAGGAATGGCGCCGCGCCGCGCGGGAAGGTTCGCTGTCGGAACTGATCTGGCGGTTGTACCGGGAGACGGGTTATTACGACTATTGCGGAGCCCTTCAAGGAGGCGCGCAGCGGCAGGCGAACCTGCGGGCGCTGTACGACCGGGCCCGACAGTTCGAATCGACCTCGATGCGGGGATTGTTCCGCTTCCTCCGGTTCGTCGAGCGGATGCGGGATAGCGGAACTGACCTCGGGGCAGCCCGGGCGCTCGGGGAACAGGACGACGTCGTGCGCATCATGTCCATTCACAAGTCGAAGGGGCTGGAGTTTCCGATCGTATTCGTGGCGGGGATCGCCCGCCCGTTCAACCGCCGGGACGAGCAGGCCGATTTTCTCCTGCACAAGCGTCTCGGATTCGGTCCGCTGTATATCGATCCGGAACGCCGGACCCGGTCTCCTTCGCTGGCCCATCTGGCGATCTCCCGGGCGATCCGGCTCGAGACGATGGCCGAGGAGCAGCGGGTGCTGTACGTCGCGCTGACGCGGCCCAAGGAGAAGCTGTATCTGGTCGGCACGGTCCGGGGGCTCGAGCGGCAGGTTGCCGCCTGGGGGCGCATGCTCGGGACGGAAGGCTGGCGTCTGCCGGCATACGAGATTCTGAACGGACGCTGCTATCTGGATTGGATCGGCCGGGCGCTGATCCGGCACAGAGACGCGAGGGCGCTCCGCGAATGGGCGGGACTGCCCGAACGCGCTCCGTTCGCTCTGCACGGCGACGGCTCCCGCTGGCACGTGGCGCTGGCGGGTCAGGAGCAGTTCGATCGGGAGGCCGCGGCGGCACGCGAGCTGGTGCCGGACGACGGATTGCGCGCGGCGCTGAAGACGCGCACGCCGGTTCCCGCGCCGCAAACGGTGTGGACGGCGGAGATCGACCGGCGGTTGTCGTGGTCTTATCCGTACGCGTCGGCGACGGGCATCCGCACCAAAACGTCCGTCACGGAGATGAAACGTCTCGCGTTCGGACGAATTGGCGAGCGGGACGGGGAGACCGGCGCGGGCCCGGCGCATCTGGCGGGCGGCGGCGCGCCCGCGTTCCATCTGCGGCGGCCGTCGTTCCTCGAAGCGAAGTCGCTTACGCCGACGGAGCGCGGCACGGTGTACCACGCCGTCTTCCAGCAGCTTCCGCTGAACGGAGACGTGGCGGAGGAACTCGTCGAAGAAACGGTCTCGCGCATGGTGCGGCTGCAGATGCTGACGCCGGAGCAGGCGCAGGCGGTGGACCCGGCGGCAGTCGCCGGATTTTTCCGCACGGACGTCGGGAGGCGGCTGCTGAAGTCGCCGAAGGTGTATCGGGAGCTGCCGTTCAGCTACGGCCTCCGGGCGGCGGAGATCGCGCCGGACCGGCCGGACGCGGGCGACGAGATCGTGCTTGTGCAAGGGGTCGTCGACTGCCTGTTCGCCGAAGGAGACGGATGGGTGCTGGTCGACTTCAAGACCGACGCCGTGCGCGGGGAGCCCGGTCCGGCGCTGTCCCGGCTGACGGAACGGTACCGGCTGCAGATGGATTTGTACGCGCGGGCTTTGTCGCATATTTTGCGCAAGCCGGTGACGGAGCGGGTGCTGTATTTTATCGACGGTTCGCATACGGTTGCGCTGAACGGGAGAGGAGGATGA
- a CDS encoding exonuclease SbcCD subunit D, which translates to MRILHTGDWHLGRTLEGRGRLEEQASVLEEIAAIADDQKIDLILMAGDVYDTVNPPAAAEQLFYETAARMTDGGRRHLVCIAGNHDQPERVAASSPLARRHGIHLVGLPTTDVLRLSCPRTGETAIVAALPYPSESRLQEALSDVADEELLRSAYSNRVARLIAEQARHFRADAVNLITSHLYAMGGVESESERPIQVGGAYTVDLSAFDVPAAYVALGHLHRAQKLGGSNRIRYSGSPLAYSFSEAGQTKSVTVLDIAPGLAAGEPSWTEIPLSAGRPLVRWKADEGVAQVFRWIEEGRDPNAWIDLEVKLTEDIPLDTIHRLRTERPGFVHIRPIYPEQQSEREIAAQRGLPMDELFRRFYRKQTGGAEPDDAMVELFLELIAESGAAADAAEGEEAS; encoded by the coding sequence ATGCGGATTCTGCATACGGGAGACTGGCATCTGGGGCGGACGCTGGAGGGCCGCGGCCGGTTGGAGGAACAGGCGTCGGTGCTGGAGGAGATCGCGGCCATCGCGGACGACCAGAAGATCGACCTGATTCTGATGGCCGGGGACGTGTACGACACCGTCAATCCCCCGGCGGCGGCGGAGCAGTTGTTCTACGAGACGGCGGCGCGCATGACGGACGGGGGACGCCGTCATCTCGTCTGCATCGCGGGCAACCACGATCAGCCCGAGCGCGTGGCGGCGTCTTCGCCGCTGGCGCGGCGGCACGGGATTCACCTCGTCGGATTGCCGACGACGGATGTGCTGCGGCTGTCCTGCCCGCGCACGGGCGAGACGGCGATCGTCGCGGCGCTGCCTTACCCGTCGGAATCGCGCCTGCAGGAGGCGCTGTCGGACGTCGCCGACGAGGAGCTGCTCCGCAGCGCGTATTCGAACCGGGTCGCGCGGCTGATCGCCGAGCAGGCCCGCCACTTCCGGGCGGACGCGGTCAACCTAATCACGAGCCATCTGTACGCGATGGGCGGCGTTGAATCCGAATCGGAGCGCCCGATCCAGGTGGGCGGCGCCTATACGGTCGATTTGTCCGCGTTCGACGTGCCCGCCGCGTACGTGGCGCTCGGCCATCTGCACCGGGCGCAGAAGCTCGGCGGCAGCAACCGCATCCGCTACAGCGGTTCGCCGCTCGCCTACAGCTTCTCGGAAGCCGGACAGACGAAATCGGTGACCGTGCTGGACATCGCGCCGGGACTGGCCGCCGGAGAGCCGTCCTGGACGGAGATCCCGCTCAGCGCCGGCAGGCCGCTCGTCCGCTGGAAGGCGGACGAGGGCGTGGCGCAGGTGTTCCGGTGGATCGAGGAAGGGCGCGATCCGAACGCGTGGATCGACCTGGAGGTCAAGCTGACCGAAGACATTCCGCTGGATACGATCCACCGGCTGCGGACGGAGCGGCCGGGCTTCGTCCATATTCGCCCGATTTATCCGGAGCAGCAGAGCGAGCGGGAGATCGCCGCTCAGCGCGGCCTGCCGATGGACGAGCTGTTCCGCCGCTTTTACCGGAAGCAGACGGGCGGGGCGGAGCCTGACGACGCCATGGTGGAGCTGTTTCTGGAATTGATCGCGGAGTCCGGCGCAGCCGCGGACGCCGCCGAAGGGGAGGAAGCGTCATGA